In the Arachis ipaensis cultivar K30076 chromosome B10, Araip1.1, whole genome shotgun sequence genome, one interval contains:
- the LOC107622490 gene encoding pentatricopeptide repeat-containing protein At5g48910: MSSINMNIPLLHPKTSTPHHSQLLLTQIRTCQSMQELKQVHAFLIKTAQNHEPVVATELLRHSATSDFRDIDYALSLFDEMPEPDCFAWNTLIRALAETHDRPLHALLFFCNMVSDGMVEPNRFTFPSVLKACSVLTRLEEGKQVHGLVVKFGFSGDEFVVSNLLRMYVMCGNMEDSHVLFRRSFDGVDYMNKVMRDKRREEGIVVLCNVMVDGYVRVGNLTAARELFDRMHKRSVVSWNAMISGYAQNGYFLEAIELFHRMQMEDLLPNRVTLVSVLPAISRLGAIELGKWVHLYAERNKIKIDDALGSALVDMYAKCGSIGKAVQVFESLPKSNVITWNAILGGLAMHGKAKDVFDFFARMERSGISPSDVTYIAILSACSHAGLVDKGRSYFNHMVNVGFVPRIEHYGCMVDLLGRAGYLEEAKELILNMPIKSDDVIWKALLGACKVHKNVEIGRRAAEVLMQLAPHDSGAYVAISNIYASSGDWDAVAEVRLMMKDLDIRKDPGCSWIEIDGVIHEFLVEDDSHPSAKEIHSMLEEISNKLNFEGYRPNTTQVLLKMDETHKESVLHYHSEKIAVAFGLISTTPKTPLQIVKNLRICEDCHSSMKLISKIYNRKITIRDRKRFHHFEHGSCSCMDYW, translated from the coding sequence ATGTCATCCATAAACATGAACATACCACTGTTGCACCCCAAAACCAGCACACCTCATCATTCACAGTTGCTCCTCACACAAATCAGGACATGCCAAAGCATGCAAGAATTGAAGCAAGTGCATGCCTTTCTCATCAAAACAGCACAAAACCATGAACCTGTTGTGGCAACAGAGCTTCTCAGGCACTCTGCAACCTCTGATTTTCGTGATATTGACTATGCCCTCTCGTTGTTCGATGAAATGCCTGAACCAGATTGCTTTGCCTGGAACACGTTGATAAGAGCACTTGCTGAAACCCATGATAGGCCACTGCATGCCTTGCTGTTTTTCTGCAATATGGTGTCTGATGGGATGGTGGAACCCAACAGGTTCACCTTCCCTTCTGTGTTGAAGGCTTGTTCAGTGTTGACCAGGTTGGAGGAAGGGAAGCAGGTTCATGGTTTGGTTGTGAAGTTTGGATTTTCTGGTGATGAGTTTGTGGTTAGCAATCTGCTAAGGATGTATGTGATGTGCGGGAATATGGAGGATTCCCATGTTTTGTTTCGCAGGAGTTTTGATGGTGTTGATTATATGAACAAAGTGATGAGGGATAAGAGGAGGGAGGAGGGTATTGTGGTTCTGTGCAATGTGATGGTTGATGGGTATGTGAGAGTTGGGAACCTTACGGCTGCTAGGGAGTTGTTTGACAGGATGCATAAAAGGAGTGTGGTTTCTTGGAATGCAATGATTTCCGGCTATGCACAAAATGGGTATTTTTTGGAGGCCATAGAATTGTTTCATAGGATGCAGATGGAGGATTTGCTCCCGAACCGGGTGACTTTGGTCAGCGTGTTGCCTGCAATTTCACGGCTCGGGGCCATTGAACTGGGGAAATGGGTGCATTTGTATGCAGAGAGGAACAAGATTAAGATTGATGACGCTCTTGGCTCTGCATTAGTTGATATGTATGCAAAGTGTGGGAGCATTGGGAAGGCTGTTCAGGTCTTTGAGAGTCTGCCTAAGAGTAATGTGATAACATGGAATGCTATACTCGGTGGTCTAGCCATGCATGGTAAAGCCAAGGACGTGTTTGATTTTTTTGCGAGGATGGAAAGAAGTGGCATATCCCCTAGTGATGTAACATACATAGCCATCTTGAGTGCTTGTAGCCATGCAGGGTTAGTAGACAAGGGTAGATCATATTTCAATCATATGGTTAATGTGGGGTTTGTGCCTCGGATAGAGCACTATGGATGCATGGTTGATCTCTTGGGACGTGCTGGATATCTAGAAGAAGCCAAAGAACTTATATTGAACATGCCAATAAAATCAGATGATGTCATATGGAAGGCTTTGCTTGGTGCTTGTAAGGTACATAAGAATGTTGAAATTGGAAGGCGTGCAGCAGAGGTTTTAATGCAACTGGCTCCACACGATAGTGGGGCATATGTGGCTATCTCGAACATATATGCCTCATCTGGTGATTGGGATGCAGTTGCAGAAGTGAGGTTGATGATGAAAGACTTGGACATAAGGAAAGACCCTGGATGCAGTTGGATCGAGATTGATGGTGTTATTCATGAGTTTCTTGTTGAAGATGATTCCCATCCTAGTGCCAAAGAAATACACTCAATGTTGGAGGAAATTtctaacaaattaaattttgaaggtTATAGGCCAAATACCACACAAGTCTTGCTTAAGATGGATGAGACACATAAAGAAAGTGTGCTGCATTACCACAGTGAGAAGATTGCAGTTGCCTTTGGCTTAATTAGTACAACACCAAAGACCCCACTTCAGATTGTGAAAAACTTGCGAATTTGTGAAGATTGTCATTCCTCCATGAAATTAATATCAAAGATTTACAATCGCAAGATAACTATCAGGGACAGGAAGCGGTTTCACCATTTTGAGCATGGTTCATGTTCTTGTATGGACTACTGGTAG